The Amycolatopsis sp. DG1A-15b genome window below encodes:
- a CDS encoding WGxxGxxG family protein, giving the protein MNHRAGKLCCAGIAAAAFALTAAVPASAAPDVAAPAWHRQTDDDGTNRDNTRDDNDDNGLWGLLGLVGLLGLAGLVRRDPKPGAMAGYPAAGATPPPANTYPPAEPRRNPPGA; this is encoded by the coding sequence ATGAACCACAGGGCAGGCAAGCTTTGCTGCGCCGGCATCGCGGCGGCGGCGTTCGCGCTGACGGCGGCGGTGCCGGCATCGGCGGCACCGGACGTCGCGGCACCGGCGTGGCACCGGCAGACCGACGACGACGGAACGAACCGCGACAACACCCGCGACGACAACGACGACAACGGTTTGTGGGGCCTGCTCGGCTTGGTCGGGCTGCTGGGCTTGGCGGGCTTGGTGCGCCGTGACCCCAAGCCGGGCGCGATGGCGGGATACCCGGCCGCGGGGGCGACCCCGCCGCCGGCGAACACGTACCCGCCGGCCGAGCCGCGGCGGAACCCGCCGGGCGCCTGA